The Streptomyces sp. NBC_00162 sequence GCTCAGCTGAACCACTACGCCCGCTCGCTCGGCAAGCGGATCGAGACCGTGCCGATCCGCGGGAACGTCGACACCCGCATCGGGTTCGTACGGGACGGGGAGCTCGACGCCGTCGTGCTCGCCGCCGCCGGTCTGAACCGGATCGGGCGCAGTGACGAGGCCACCGACCTGCTGTCGGTCGACCACATCCTGCCCGCTCCCGGCCAGGGAGCCCTGGCCGTGGAGTGCCTCGCGTCCGAAACGGACCTCATCGCCGCGCTCGGCGAACTCGACGACCCGTACACCCGGGCCGCCGTGACCGCCGAGCGTTCCCTGCTCGCCGCCCTCGAGGCCGGCTGCAGCGCACCCGTGGGCGCGTTCGCCGACCTGTTGGCCGACGGACAGATTGTCAATGAAATGCGCCTGCGCGGCGTCGTCGGAACCCTCGACGGCTCGACGCTGGTGCAGCTGTCCACCACCGGTCCCGTGCCCCAGTCGTACGACGAGGCCATGTCTCTCGGCCGCGAACTCGCGGACGAGATGCTGGCCAAGGGCGCGGCCGGTCTGATGGGGGAGCGATCGCTTTGAACCCCTCAAGTCCGACCACCTCCGCATTCTCGGCACTCGCCGCCCACGGACACGTCACCTTCCTCGGTGCCGGCCCCGGCGACCCGGGTCTGCTGACGCTGCGCGCCGTCGAGGCACTCGCCGCCGCGGACGTACTGATCGCGGAGCCCGAGGTGCTCGACGTCGTACGGACGCATGCGCGCGCGGGTGTCGACACGCCGCAGCTGACGATTGCTGACGAAGTGTCAGCAGCCGCCGGGGTCCCGGTGATCCGCGACGCCGCCAATCTTGTCATGGAGGCCGCACGCTCCGGCAGGCGGGTCGTGCGTGCCGTCACCGGTGACCCCGGTCTCGACGGCAACGCGGCCGAGGAGATGCTCGTCTGCGCCTCCGCCGGCATCCCCTTCGAGGTGGTGCCGGGTGTCGCGACGGCCGTCGGCGTGCCCGCGTACGCCGGTGTGCCGCTCAGCGACAAGCAGGGCGCGGACGTGCGGTTCGTGGACGCGAAGAACGCGTCGGCACGCTGCTGGAGCGAGGTGGGGGCGAGCGACGGGATCCTCGTCGTCTCCGCGACGCTGGAGACCGTGTCGAGTGCCGCCGCCGAGCTGGTGAGCGCCGGGCGCAAGCCCGACACCCCGCTGACGGTGACCGTCGCCGGTACGACCACGCGCCAGCGCACCTGGTCCGCGACGCTGGGCACGATCGCCCAGGTGTTCAAGCAGGGCAAGGTGCTGCCCTCGCCCGAGGGCGCCCGGCCGGTCATAGCCGTGGTCGGTGAGCACAGCGCCGCCGCGCGGCGCGAGGAGCTGGCCTGGTTCGAGTCGAAGCCGCTGTTCGGCTGGCGGGTGCTCGTACCGCGCACGAAGGAGCAGGCCGCCTCGCTCTCCGACCAGCTGCGTTCGTACGGCGCGGTGCCGCACGAGGTGCCGACCATCGCCGTGGAGCCGCCGCGGACCCCGCAGCAGATGGAGCGGGCCGTGAAGGGCCTGGTGACGGGCCGCTACGAGTGGATCGCCTTCACCTCGGTCAACGCCGTGAAGGCGGTGCGCGAGAAGTTCGAGGAGTACGGGCTCGACGCGCGGGCCTTCGCGGGCATCAAGGTCGCCGCGGTGGGCGAGCAGACCGCTGCCGCGCTGGTGGAGTTCGGTGTGAAGCCGGACCTGGTGCCGAGCGGGGAGCAGTCCGCGGCCGGTCTGCTGGAGGACTGGCCTCCGTACGACCCGGTCTTCGACCCGATCGACCGCGTGTTCCTGCCGCGGGCCGACATCGCGACGGAGACGCTGGTCGCCGGGCTGATCGAGCTCGGGTGGGAGGTCGACGACGTCACCGCCTACCGGACGGTGCGCGCGTCGCCGCCGCCGGCGGACACGCGCGAGGCGATCAAGGGCGGCGGTTTCGACGCCGTTCTCTTCACGTCGTCGAGCACCGTGCGGAACCTGGTGGGCATCGCCGGGAAGCCGCACAACGTGACCGTCATCGCGTGTATCGGGCCGGCGACGGCCAAGACCGCGGAGGAGCACGGGCTGCGCGTGGACGTGCTGTCGCCGGAGCCGAGCGTGAGCAAGCTGGCGGAGGCGCTGGCCGAGTACGGCGCGGCGCGCCGCGAGGCGGCCAAGGAGGCCGGCGAGACGGTGTTCCGGCCGAGCGAGCGGCGGCCGGGGGCGCGCAGGCGTCGTACGACGTGACGTGATGTGAGTGGTGTGGGTGGGGCCCGGGCGCGGTGCGCTCGGGCCCTACGCTTGTCCGGACTGTTCTCGATGCTCGAAGAGGCGACTAGAAGATGAGCACGTACGGATCCTTCCCCGGCTCGCGGCCCCGTCGGCTGCGCACCACCCCGGCGATGCGGCGGATGGTCGCCGAGAACCGGCTGCACCCCTCGGACCTGATCCTCCCCGCGTTCGTGCGGGAGGGCATCAGCGAGCCGCTGGCGATCTCGGCGATGCCGGGCGTCGTCCAGCACACGCGGGACACGCTGCGGAAGGCCGCCGTGGAGGCGGTCG is a genomic window containing:
- the hemC gene encoding hydroxymethylbilane synthase, producing the protein MNTRPDQPLRLGTRRSKLAMSQSGHVAEAVRAITGRPVELVEITTYGDVSREHLAQIGGTGVFVTALREALLRHEVDFAVHSLKDLPTAQPDDLVIAAMPLREDARDALVARDGLTFEQLPDGARIGTGSPRRTAQLNHYARSLGKRIETVPIRGNVDTRIGFVRDGELDAVVLAAAGLNRIGRSDEATDLLSVDHILPAPGQGALAVECLASETDLIAALGELDDPYTRAAVTAERSLLAALEAGCSAPVGAFADLLADGQIVNEMRLRGVVGTLDGSTLVQLSTTGPVPQSYDEAMSLGRELADEMLAKGAAGLMGERSL
- a CDS encoding bifunctional uroporphyrinogen-III C-methyltransferase/uroporphyrinogen-III synthase, yielding MNPSSPTTSAFSALAAHGHVTFLGAGPGDPGLLTLRAVEALAAADVLIAEPEVLDVVRTHARAGVDTPQLTIADEVSAAAGVPVIRDAANLVMEAARSGRRVVRAVTGDPGLDGNAAEEMLVCASAGIPFEVVPGVATAVGVPAYAGVPLSDKQGADVRFVDAKNASARCWSEVGASDGILVVSATLETVSSAAAELVSAGRKPDTPLTVTVAGTTTRQRTWSATLGTIAQVFKQGKVLPSPEGARPVIAVVGEHSAAARREELAWFESKPLFGWRVLVPRTKEQAASLSDQLRSYGAVPHEVPTIAVEPPRTPQQMERAVKGLVTGRYEWIAFTSVNAVKAVREKFEEYGLDARAFAGIKVAAVGEQTAAALVEFGVKPDLVPSGEQSAAGLLEDWPPYDPVFDPIDRVFLPRADIATETLVAGLIELGWEVDDVTAYRTVRASPPPADTREAIKGGGFDAVLFTSSSTVRNLVGIAGKPHNVTVIACIGPATAKTAEEHGLRVDVLSPEPSVSKLAEALAEYGAARREAAKEAGETVFRPSERRPGARRRRTT